Below is a genomic region from Glaciihabitans sp. INWT7.
TGGTCGACCATGCCGCGGTGGGTGTGGAAGACCTTGCCGGCCTCGAGGGTGATGGTGTTGAGGCGGCCCTTCGGCCCGGTGAGCTGTACTCGGTCTCCCGCGCGGAAGGGACCGCTCTGGCGGCGAACGGCGGTCATGCGGCATCCGTTCTTGTCGAGTGGAGAAGTTCCGAGAGGTCGGTGACGCCCCGGCCGGTCAGGGTGGGCCAGATCGTGTAGCCGCGGCCGTGCTCGAGCGGGGAATGCAACGGCACGCCGATCGCCACGGCCCCGGCGGCGACCGCGGAGGCCAATCCGGTGGTCGAGTCCTCGATGGCGATGCACCTGACCGTATCGACTCCGAGAAGCTCGGCACCGCGCAGGTACGGCTCGGGATGCGGCTTGCTGTGGGTGACCGAATCCCCGGACACGATGTGGTCGAAGGCCGTGAACGGCAGGAACGACGAGACGTGCTCGGCCATGCGCCGGATGGACATCGTCACGAGCGCGGTAGGGATCCGGGCTTCCCGGAGCTCGGCGAGAAGCTCGAGTGCCCCCGGCCGCCAAGGAACCTCCGACTCGATCTGCTCCATCACCCGGTCGGTGAGGCGATCGACGATCTGGTCTTCGGTGAGCTCGACGCCGCGGTGTTGCAACACGGCCGCAGTGTGCCAGAGGCCGGAGCCGACGAGCGTGAGACCGTCTTCCTTGGTCCAGGTGCCGCCGAAAGATGCGACGAGCTCCGCCTCGGCGGCGAGCCAGTATGGCTCGGTGTCTACGAGGGTGCCATCCATGTCCCAGAGGACGGCGGCGGGGAGGAGATCGGTCACGGGACTCAAGTTTAGAGGGAAGGGGGTTCTATCCTTGACGGAGGGAAGTCACGTAGGCCACAGCCGGCCGTCCGCCGAAACATGACTCCAGAAGGTAGCGAGTGCCAAACGTGGGAATGTTGAGTGGGCGACTGCTGGTCGTCGCCTTCGAGGGCTGGAACGATGCGGGGGAAGCCGCGAGCGGCGCGGTCTCGATGCTCAAGGACCTTCTCGACCTGTATCCGATCGCCGAGATCGACGCAGAACGCTACTTCGACTACCAGTTCAATCGCCCGACGGTCGCTCAGGATGACGACGGCAATCGCCTTCTCGTCTGGCCCTCCGTGGTCACCTACGGTCCAACGGGGGTTCTCGCGCAGCGCTCGCCGCAGTCGCAGGAGACCTGCGGGGCGATCGGCGAGAACGCGTCGAACATCTACCTGCTCCTCGGCACCGAGCCCTCGCGCAACTGGAAGAGCTTCACCGCGGAGATCATGGCGACCATCGCGGAGAACCAGATCACCGGTGTCGTC
It encodes:
- a CDS encoding HAD family phosphatase — encoded protein: MDGTLVDTEPYWLAAEAELVASFGGTWTKEDGLTLVGSGLWHTAAVLQHRGVELTEDQIVDRLTDRVMEQIESEVPWRPGALELLAELREARIPTALVTMSIRRMAEHVSSFLPFTAFDHIVSGDSVTHSKPHPEPYLRGAELLGVDTVRCIAIEDSTTGLASAVAAGAVAIGVPLHSPLEHGRGYTIWPTLTGRGVTDLSELLHSTRTDAA